A section of the Malania oleifera isolate guangnan ecotype guangnan chromosome 2, ASM2987363v1, whole genome shotgun sequence genome encodes:
- the LOC131148151 gene encoding scarecrow-like protein 14: protein MGLSSLPPEQAPAYLAPTSTANPDVDSAGDDGFSDPVLQYIAQMLMEEDQDEEGSLLHDPAALRATEKSLYEAVGKKYPPSPAHPTTLGCPNNISPDCNVTTSNYSVSQSNTSEMKGGLSGSLEMHQPFLSTLNFWNTIGRGEYKLQFQRGQEEASKFLPRENLLLVNLENSNTKLTPKSSKDDDSPDASEDDRVYSSAVVRGKKNHQREDSDEERRRRKQLAVSGEEDELTEMLDNVFLFPAKENKNIVESLSGSSVGESLPVQNVEACGFNPGKGAKRTGNEESVDLKDYLVLCAQDIAAEDWRTAKERLEEIRLHSSPFGDGFQRCAHYFANALEARLAGTGTQIYAALSSKMPSAAAMLKAYRSFVSVCPFRRISFYFANHHILNLARKARAIHIIDFGILYGFQWPMVIQDLSTFVGGPPMLRVTGIEFPEPGFRPARKVGDTGRRLATYCKRFNVPFEYNAIAKKWETIQTIDLKIDKNEVVVVNCLFRLEAVCDESISLDCPRNVTLNLIQKINPNIFIHGVNNGYHNAPFFVTRFRETFSHYLSVFDMMDINFSRESQDRLIFEKEFYGMVMMNIIGCEGSMRFFRPETYKQWKIRNMRAGFKQLPLDTELMNTLKVKVKSDYHKDFLIDEDGQWMLQGWKGRVLTALSCWVSNDSLEHFLKTHNQ, encoded by the coding sequence ATGGGTTTGTCTTCCCTTCCACCGGAGCAAGCCCCGGCGTATTTGGCTCCGACGTCGACTGCGAATCCGGATGTAGATTCCGCCGGCGACGATGGCTTTTCTGATCCAGTTTTACAATACATAGCGCAAATGCTTATGGAAGAGGACCAGGACGAGGAGGGTAGCTTGTTGCACGACCCTGCGGCTCTTCGAGCTACCGAGAAATCGTTGTACGAAGCTGTGGGTAAGAAGTATCCTCCCTCCCCTGCCCACCCAACCACTCTCGGCTGTCCTAATAATATTTCCCCTGATTGTAATGTTACCACTAGCAATTATTCTGTTTCTCAGTCTAACACTTCAGAAATGAAAGGCGGGCTCAGTGGGAGTCTCGAAATGCATCAGCCTTTTCTAAGTACACTTAATTTTTGGAATACTATTGGCCGGGGCGAGTACAAACTGCAGTTTCAAAGAGGCCAAGAGGAAGCTAGCAAGTTCCTTCCTCGTGAAAATCTTCTACTTGTTAATTTGGAAAACTCTAACACCAAGTTAACTCCAAAGTCGTCCAAGGACGATGACAGTCCTGATGCAAGTGAGGATGACAGGGTGTATTCGTCTGCTGTCGTGAGGGGAAAGAAGAATCATCAAAGGGAGGATTCGGATGAAGAACGGAGGAGAAGAAAGCAATTGGCGGTTTCGGGCGAAGAGGACGAGTTAACAGAGATGCTTGACAATGTTTTTCTCTTTCCAGctaaagaaaataagaatattGTTGAGTCGTTGTCGGGCAGTAGTGTCGGCGAGTCGTTGCCGGTGCAGAATGTGGAAGCTTGTGGGTTTAACCCTGGGAAGGGAGCAAAGAGAACAGGAAATGAAGAGTCAGTTGATTTGAAGGATTATCTTGTTCTGTGTGCACAGGATATCGCTGCTGAAGATTGGAGAACTGCAAAAGAACGATTGGAGGAGATTCGGCTGCACTCTTCTCCCTTCGGAGATGGGTTTCAGAGGTGTGCCCACTATTTTGCCAATGCCCTCGAAGCACGCTTGGCGGGCACTGGTACTCAAATTTATGCTGCTTTGTCATCTAAGATGCCATCAGCTGCGGCCATGCTGAAAGCTTACCGGTCTTTTGTTTCAGTCTGTCCATTTAGAAGGATCTCTTTTTATTTTGCAAATCACCACATTTTGAATTTAGCCAGAAAGGCGAGGGCGATTCATATTATAGATTTTGGTATCTTGTATGGGTTCCAATGGCCCATGGTTATCCAAGATCTCTCAACCTTTGTTGGTGGGCCTCCCATGCTTCGTGTTACGGGGATAGAGTTTCCTGAACCAGGTTTTCGCCCAGCAAGAAAAGTTGGGGACACCGGCCGCCGTCTAGCAACTTATTGTAAGCGCTTTAATGTCCCATTTGAGTATAATGCTATAGCAAAGAAATGGGAAACTATCCAAACTATTGACCTCAAGATTGACAAAAATGAGGTCGTCGTTGTTAATTGCCTGTTCCGACTTGAGGCTGTATGTGATGAGAGTATTTCATTAGATTGTCCGAGGAATGTTACTCTAAACTTAATCCAGAAGATAAATCCAAATATATTCATTCATGGTGTTAATAATGGATATCATAATGCCCCTTTCTTTGTTACACGGTTTCGGGAGACATTCTCTCACTACTTGTCAGTGTTTGACATGATGGATATAAATTTTTCCCGTGAAAGTCAAGACAGATTGATATTTGAAAAAGAGTTTTATGGGATGGTAATGATGAATATTATAGGATGTGAAGGTTCAATGAGGTTTTTCAGACCCGAAACATATAAACAATGGAAGATTCGAAATATGAGAGCTGGGTTTAAGCAGCTCCCACTAGACACAGAACTTATGAATACATTGAAGGTTAAGGTGAAATCTGACTATCACAAAGATTTCTTGATTGATGAAGATGGACAATGGATGCTGCAAGGATGGAAAGGTCGAGTGTTGACAGCTCTCTCTTGCTGGGTTTCAAATGATTCTTTAGAGCATTTTTTAAAAACTCATAATCAGTGA